Proteins from one Syngnathus scovelli strain Florida chromosome 9, RoL_Ssco_1.2, whole genome shotgun sequence genomic window:
- the cpvl gene encoding probable serine carboxypeptidase CPVL: MRAWIETVGVLFLLWSAHVPVQTRRCSSFFCRKSLNVSSLNGVDPGAPLFLTPYLEKGAIDEARKLSAVGELPGQNVKSYAGYLTVNKKYNSNLFFWFFPALLPSSHDGKAPILLWLQGGPGGTSMFGLFVEHGPYVVSKNMTVNLRDYAWTLKYSVLYVDNPVGTGFSFTDDDRGYAQNQDDVGRDLYSALIQFFQLFPEYQSNDFYATGESYAGKYVPAISYYIHKNNPTAKVKINFKGMAIGDGLCDPEVMLGGYGEFLYQTGMIDEVQKDYVNKQTDLGVVLIQQQKWVEAFKVFDSLLNGDLAPYPSFFQNATGCTNYFNYMLCQEPEDQEYFSTFVTLPQVRRAIHVGKLEFHDGSQVEKHLMQDVMKSIKPWLGVLMDHYKVLIYSGQLDVIVAAPLTERFLPTVNWTGADDYKTAPRFHWKLQPGDTEVAGYVRQVGEFNQVIIRGGGHILPYDQPARSFDMIDRFLSTRGWA, from the exons atgag AGCTTGGATCGAGACCGTGGGTGTCCTGTTCCTACTCTGGAGCGCTCACGTTCCAGTCCAAACTCGCCGATGCTCGTCCTTTTTCTGCCGCAAGTCACTTAATGTCAGCAGCCTCAACGGTGTGGATCCCGGAGCTCCTCTCTTTCTCACCCCTTACCTGGAGAAGGGTGCCATTGACGAAG CCAGGAAATTAAGTGCAGTTGGGGAGCTGCCTGGCCAAAACGTGAAGAGTTATGCCGGCTACCTGACTGTCAACAAGAAATACAACAGTAACCTCTTCTTCTGGTTCTTCCCTGCACTCTTG ccatccagccatgATGGAAAGGCCCCGATTCTGCTGTGGCTGCAAGGGGGCCCTGGAGGGACCTCTATGTTTGGCCTTTTTGTGGAACATGGACCTTATGTGGTTTCCAAAAACATGACGG TGAACCTGAGGGACTACGCCTGGACCTTGAAATATTCAGTTTTATACGTTGACAATCCA gtcGGGACAGGTTTCAGCTTCACCGACGACGACCGCGGTTATGCACAGAATCAGGATGACGTTGGCAGAGATCTATACAG TGCTTTGATCCAGTTCTTCCAACTCTTTCCCGAGTATCAGTCCAATGACTTCTATGCAACCGGAGAG TCGTACGCGGGGAAATACGTTCCGGCCATCTCTTATTACATCCATAAAAACAACCCCACGGCCAAGGTCAAAATCAACTTCAAGGGCATGGCCATCGGTGACGGCCTGTGCGACCCCGAAGTG ATGCTGGGTGGCTACGGTGAGTTTTTGTACCAGACGGGCATGATCGACGAAGTTCAGAAAGACTACGTCAACAAACAGACCGACTTGGGTGTGGTGCTCATCCAGCAGCAGAAGTGGGTTGAGGCTTTCAAG GTTTTCGACAGCTTGCTGAATGGCGACTTGGCGCCGTACCCTTCCTTCTTCCAGAACGCAACAGGCTGCACCAACTATTTCAACTACATGTTATGTCAG GAACCCGAAGACCAGGAGTACTTTTCCACCTTCGTGACGCTCCCTCAGGTGCGGCGTGCCATCCACGTTGGCAAACTTGAATTCCACGACGGCTCGCAGGTGGAGAAGCACCTGATGCAGGATGTGATGAAGAGCATCAAGCCCTGGCTGGGCGTGCTCATGGACCACTACAAA GTTTTGATCTACAGCGGTCAGCTGGACGTGATCGTGGCGGCTCCTTTGACcgaacggttcctgcccaccgtCAACTGGACCGGAGCGGATGACTATAAGACGGCGCCGCGCTTTCATTGGAAGCTTCAGCCCGGCGATACGGAGGTGGCCGGTTACGTAAGACAAGTGGGGGAGTTCAACCAG GTCATTATCAGAGGCGGCGGACATATTTTGCCTTACGACCAGCCGGCGAGGTCTTTTGACATGATTGACAGATTTCTATCAACGCGAGGCTGGGCATGA